The following are encoded in a window of Octopus sinensis linkage group LG23, ASM634580v1, whole genome shotgun sequence genomic DNA:
- the LOC115223498 gene encoding tigger transposable element-derived protein 1-like, which yields MTGKRPSNESQSSSVKRSRKGITLDVKLDILRRFDAGEKLSHIAKSLKLAASTVGTIRDNKDKIRKIAQATTPLTARTLFFHRSDVMLKMERLLSVWINEQTKHNVPISAVVIQAKAKTLYEHLQEKEGAASVVKPFLASKGWFERFKKRFKLHKIKMSNGADSIGTNIDICANTEDTMANTEDDVYDDIEADTEVNIDDSTETNIKIHLEDSTEDTKIHIEANAEADMVANTSYVEKLKKMIIEGGYTPEQVYNVDETGLFWKRMPTGTFISNEEKSAPGFKVSKDRLTLLVGGNAAGNMKLKPLLVYHSENPKAFKGYAKSNLPVIWRSNKKAWMTTSLFQDWFTNFFCPAIEIYSAKRNISNKALLLLDNAPSHPVNLNDLSDNVRVEFIPKNTASLLQPMDQGVVALFKAYYHRRIFKQLIKAIDGEDKTTVRDYWAKFNIMNAVDNIAESWNEIKLSTMNSVWKNMWPDCVRDFTDFPPVESLHQVQQDIVTLANSAGFEEVKENDVIELLESHGESLSNEELLLLEQDRAAEEEEEDLEAASTQLQLNVDHLATGLALIQEGLQIFADNDPNRERNIKVIRGVHNELRSYIELYKEKLRHYSQ from the coding sequence ATGACAGGAAAGAGACCATCAAATGAAAGCCAAAGCAGTAGTGTAAAAAGGAGTCGGAAAGGGATTACATTGGACGTTAAGCTTGATATCTTACGTAGATTTGATGCAGGAGAAAAACTAAGTCACATAGCAAAATCGTTAAAGCTTGCAGCATCTACAGTAGGAACAATACGTGACAATAAAGACAAAATTAGGAAAATTGCTCAAGCAACCACTCCTTTAACTGCCCGGACGTTGTTTTTCCATAGATCTGATGTAATGCTGAAGATGGAACGGCTCCTGAGTGTGTGGATCAATGAACAGACCAAACACAATGTGCCAATAAGTGCTGTGGTCATTCAGGCGAAAGCAAAAACTTTGTATGAACATTTGCAGGAAAAGGAAGGTGCAGCTTCTGTTGTGAAGCCTTTCCTTGCTAGTAAAGGCTGGTTTGAAAGGTTCAAAAAACGTTTTAAATtgcacaaaataaaaatgagCAATGGAGCTGACAGTATTGGCACCAATATTGATATATGTGCTAATACAGAAGACACAATGGCAAATACCGAAGATGATGTATATGACGATATAGAGGCTGATACAGAGGTTAATATAGATGATAGTACAGAGACtaatataaaaattcatttagaagACAGTACAGAAGATACAAAAATTCATATAGAAGCTAATGCAGAGGCTGATATGGTAGCTAATACTAGTTATGTTGAGAAACTAAAGAAAATGATTATTGAAGGAGGCTACACACCAGAACAAGTGTACAATGTTGATGAAACTGGACTTTTCTGGAAGCGGATGCCTACTGGGACTTTTATTTCCAATGAAGAAAAATCAGCACCAGGCTTTAAAGTTTCCAAAGATCGCCTGACACTTCTTGTGGGAGGAAATGCTGCTGGTAACATGAAATTAAAGCCCCTACTTGTGTATCACTCTGAAAATCCAAAAGCTTTCAAGGGTTATGCTAAGTCTAATCTACCTGTAATATGGCGTTCAAATAAGAAGGCTTGGATGACTACAAGCCTTTTCCAAGACTGGTTTACAAACTTTTTTTGCCCTGCTATAGAAATCTACAGTGCAAAGCGTAATATTTCCAACAAGGCATTGCTACTTTTAGACAATGCTCCAAGCCACCCTGTGAACTTAAATGATCTTTCTGATAATGTGAGGGTGGAATTTATTCCCAAGAACACAGCTTCTTTACTCCAGCCAATGGACCAAGGTGTGGtagctctcttcaaagcatattaccacagaaggatttttaaacaACTCATAAAAGCCATTGATGGTGAGGATAAAACTACAGTTAGAGACTATTGGGCAAAGTTTAACATTATGAATGCCGTGGATAATATAGCTGAGTCATGGAATGAAATAAAACTTTCAACGATGAACAGTGTTTGGAAAAACATGTGGCCAGACTGTGTCCGTGACTTCACGGATTTTCCACCGGTAGAAAGTCTACATCAAGTTCAGCAGGACATTGTGACACTTGCAAATAGTGCAGGGTTTGAAGAAGTCAAAGAAAATGATGTGATTGAGTTGTTGGAGTCCCATGGAGAAAGCTTGTCTAACGAGGAGCTGCTGCTGTTGGAACAAGACCGAGctgcagaagaagaagaggaagatttAGAAGCTGCCTCCACCCAGCTTCAGTTGAATGTTGATCATTTGGCTACAGGGTTGGCGCTTATACAGGAAGGTCTCCAGATCTTTGCTGATAACGACCCCAATCGTGAACGCAACATCAAAGTTATAAGAGGAGTTCATAATGAGCTCAGATCCTACATTGAACTGTACAAAGAAAAGTTACGCCATTATTCCCAATAA